The Hydrogenobacter sp. T-2 region TGCCACCGCTTTCCCAAACGAGAAGGTTGCCCTGTTTGTCTGTTATGCTTACTATGGTATTGTTGAAAGTGCTAAGTATGTGAACTATGCCTTCCGTTACGGTCTTTTTTTGCTTTTTAGGTTGTTGTTGTCTTCTTGCCATCAATTACCTCCTTACTTTACTATCTTTTTCTTTGTCCCACCCACAGTTTTTCTCTTACCCTTTCTGGTTCTTGAGTTGGTCTTTGTCTGTTGACCTCTTACGGGTAGACCCTTCACATGCCTCATGCCTCTATAACATCCCATATCTACGAGTTTCTTAATATTCATCTGAACTTCTCTTCTAAGGTCGCCTTCCACGGTATAGCTTTGCTCTATAAACTTTCTTATGGTGTTTAGCTCTTCTGGCGTTAGCTCTCCAAGCCTTTTTGTGCCCGGTATGCCAGTTTTTTCACATATCTCCTTTGCCCTTGCCCAACCTATACCGTAAAGGTATGTGAGGGCTACTTCTAACTTCTTGCCGTCAGGAAGGTCTACACCAGCTATCCTTGCCATCTTTTACCTCCTTAACTGCCCTGTCTTTGTTTATGCTTTGGGTTTTCACATATGACCATAACTCTTCCCTTTCTCCTTATCACCTTACACTTATCACATATGGGCTTAACAGAGGGTTTTACCTTCATACTTGCCTCCTTGTAAGCTAAAAATTATAGCACAAAATCATCCTCTGTATACTATCCTTCCTCTCGTGAGGTCATAAGGAGATAGCTCCACCTTTACCTTATCGCCGGGTAATATCCTGATGAAGTGTATTCTCATCTTACCAGATACGTGTGCAAGCACTTCGTGCCCTGTCTCTAACTTTACCCTAAACATGGCATTGGGCAGAGCTTCCAAGACCTCACCCTCAAGCACTATACCCTTTTCCTTTTGTTTTTCTTCTCCCTTCTTTTTAGCCATCCTTGAACTCCGTCAACACTATTGGTCCTTGTTTTGTTATAGCAACCACATACTCGTAGTGTGCCGCAGGACTTCTGTCTGCAGTTATTACTGTCCAGCGATCGCCATCGTGGGATATCTCCTCCGTTCCAAGAGAAAGCATGGGTTCAATAGCCACCACCATACCTTGCCTTAGTTTGTAGTCTTTTTTTTCCCTCTTTAATGTTTCAGGATGGTTCGGTATAAAGGGGTCTTCGTGCACCCTTCTACCTATGCCGTGACCACCGAGGTTTTTAAGAGGATATACACCATACTTCTTTGCCACTTTGTGGATAGCTTCCACTATGTCTGAGACCCAGTTGCCAGGCACACATACCTTGACCGCCTCCTCAAGGGCTTCCCTTGTTGCTTTCATAAGCATTTCCTTTTCCTTACTTATTTCTCCTACCGCCACAGTAAGAGCTGAGTCACCTGCATAACCCTCCGCATAAGCTCCGAAGTCCAAGCTCACAATGTCCCCTTCTTTTATTATCTGCTCTCTCTTTGGCAAGCCGTGAACCACCGCTTCGTTTACAGAGACACACAGGCTGGCTGGGAACTTCTCATCGCTAAAGGGTGGCTTGTAGTTGAGAAAGGCAGGCTTTGCACCTCGTTTTTTGGCTTCCTCCCTTGCTATCTGGTCAAGCTCGTAGGTGGATATGCCTGGTCTTACCGCCTTTGCAACCACCTGCAAAACCTCAACCACCACATCACAGGCCTTCTTTATCCTTTCAATCTCCTTAAAGGAGTATAGCTCAACCGCCATTCTTTAACACCTCTAAGAGCTTCCTGTTTACTTCCTGTATATCTTGCTCTGCGTCCAGTCTTGTTAATTTATTCCTTTCTTGATAGAATTCAATGAGAGGTTTTGTCTGCTCCGCATATACCCTATACCTCTTCCTTATGACCTCCTCCTTGTCATCCTCTCTTTGGATGAGCTTTCCACCGCACAGGTCGCATATACCCTCTTGCTTTGGTGGGTTGTATTTCTTGTGGTATACCGCACCGCACTGAGAGCATGTGAGCCTTCCAGAGAGCCTCTCTACCACTACCTCCTCAGAAAGGTCAAAAAGGAAAACCTTATCTAAATTCCTACCGTGTCTATTAAGCATATCCTCAAGGACGAGGGCTTGTGGCACAGTCCTTGGAAAGCCATCCAGTATAAAACCACCCTCCTTTGGCATGACCTCTTCTATGAGTGCTATCATAAGGCTATCTGGCACAAGCTCGCCTCTATCCATATATTCCTTTGCCTTTAGTCCAAGAGGAGTTTGCTTTTTCACCGCTTCCCTTAGCAGGTCTCCTGTGGATATGTGCGAGAGGTTCAACTCTTGAGAGAGCTTTTTTGCCTGCGTCCCTTTGCCAGACCCAGGAGGTCCCAAAAAGACCACTATCACTTCACCTTCCTCCTGTATTTGTTATACCTTTGTTGAAGGAGCTGGGCTTCAAGTTTGTTTATGGTATCAAGGGCAACACCCACCACTATAAGGGCAGTGGTCCCTCCAAAGTAGAAAGGCACATTAAGCCAGAGGCTCACAAAGATTGGCACAACTGCCACCACACTGAGGAAAATAGCACCCACTAGGGCAAGCCTGTTAACTATATATTCAAGGTATTTCTGCGTGTCTTGACCGGGTCTAACACCCGGGATAAAAGCACCTCCCTTTCTTAAATTGTCCGCCACATCCACGGGGTTTATAAGCACTGCGGTATAGAAATAGGTGAAGAAGATTATAAAAGCAATATAGAGTATGTTGTAAGGCAGGGTGGTTGGATTAAAGGCATCATGTAGGGCTCTTGCGATAGGATTTTGCATAAAGCCTAAAATGGTT contains the following coding sequences:
- a CDS encoding adenylate kinase, with the translated sequence MIVVFLGPPGSGKGTQAKKLSQELNLSHISTGDLLREAVKKQTPLGLKAKEYMDRGELVPDSLMIALIEEVMPKEGGFILDGFPRTVPQALVLEDMLNRHGRNLDKVFLFDLSEEVVVERLSGRLTCSQCGAVYHKKYNPPKQEGICDLCGGKLIQREDDKEEVIRKRYRVYAEQTKPLIEFYQERNKLTRLDAEQDIQEVNRKLLEVLKNGG
- the infA gene encoding translation initiation factor IF-1, whose protein sequence is MAKKKGEEKQKEKGIVLEGEVLEALPNAMFRVKLETGHEVLAHVSGKMRIHFIRILPGDKVKVELSPYDLTRGRIVYRG
- the map gene encoding type I methionyl aminopeptidase; protein product: MAVELYSFKEIERIKKACDVVVEVLQVVAKAVRPGISTYELDQIAREEAKKRGAKPAFLNYKPPFSDEKFPASLCVSVNEAVVHGLPKREQIIKEGDIVSLDFGAYAEGYAGDSALTVAVGEISKEKEMLMKATREALEEAVKVCVPGNWVSDIVEAIHKVAKKYGVYPLKNLGGHGIGRRVHEDPFIPNHPETLKREKKDYKLRQGMVVAIEPMLSLGTEEISHDGDRWTVITADRSPAAHYEYVVAITKQGPIVLTEFKDG
- the rpmJ gene encoding 50S ribosomal protein L36, with the translated sequence MKVKPSVKPICDKCKVIRRKGRVMVICENPKHKQRQGS
- the rpsM gene encoding 30S ribosomal protein S13 translates to MARIAGVDLPDGKKLEVALTYLYGIGWARAKEICEKTGIPGTKRLGELTPEELNTIRKFIEQSYTVEGDLRREVQMNIKKLVDMGCYRGMRHVKGLPVRGQQTKTNSRTRKGKRKTVGGTKKKIVK